Proteins from a single region of Streptomyces glaucescens:
- a CDS encoding pyridoxal phosphate-dependent aminotransferase, with product MPDNVTSLFRSGAAHSPSMAALTRQVGADGAGPVDFCIPCNPYFPTPAMFDDMAARLRDILTYYPSGADTITAELCDLLQLPPSCVAMGNGSTELITWIDHLLVRESLAVPVPTFGRWTDQPMETGKRVDMFPLQESGGFALDLAQYADFVRTRGTRAVVLCNPNNPDGGYVPRHAVTQFLDAMADRDLVVVDESFLEFCDAESEPSVVQEAMLRPNVIVLRSLGKNFGLHGIRFGYLVANPALAGKVRAMLPKWNINSFAEHVVFMLREHGAEYARSLQQVRRDRLEMSGRLSALPGLTVYPSQGNFLFVRLPVGAEGTVVRDRLLTEHRILVRECGNKIGSSSRFLRLVVRPQVDVRRLVSGLEQVLYGTRREAAVPELGNGTSYSSGTAAVDRLVGATNGTGMHGLTAGLNAGPGVPLPPVQSPPPPRPQPQPLPQEPAAPQPLPVPAPVPAPAPAAAVAAGPTPPGVPARGGLTAAQVRGTDGLTPAPATGWPAPGAAPGGWPSAV from the coding sequence TTGCCTGACAACGTCACCTCGCTGTTCCGCAGCGGCGCCGCGCACAGCCCGTCGATGGCGGCGCTGACGCGGCAGGTCGGCGCGGACGGGGCCGGGCCGGTGGACTTCTGCATCCCCTGCAACCCGTACTTCCCCACCCCCGCGATGTTCGACGACATGGCGGCCAGGCTCCGGGACATCCTCACGTACTACCCGAGCGGCGCGGACACGATCACCGCCGAACTGTGCGACCTGCTCCAGCTCCCGCCGAGCTGCGTGGCCATGGGCAACGGCTCCACGGAGCTGATCACCTGGATCGACCACCTGCTCGTCCGGGAGTCCCTGGCCGTGCCCGTCCCCACCTTCGGCCGCTGGACCGACCAGCCCATGGAGACCGGCAAGCGGGTCGACATGTTCCCGCTCCAGGAGTCGGGCGGCTTCGCCCTCGACCTCGCGCAGTACGCCGACTTCGTCCGCACGCGCGGGACGCGGGCCGTCGTCCTGTGCAACCCGAACAACCCCGACGGCGGTTACGTGCCGCGGCACGCGGTCACGCAGTTCCTGGACGCGATGGCCGACCGGGACCTGGTCGTCGTCGACGAGTCCTTCCTGGAGTTCTGCGACGCCGAGAGCGAACCCAGCGTGGTCCAGGAGGCGATGCTGCGCCCCAATGTGATCGTGCTGCGCAGCCTCGGCAAGAACTTCGGCCTGCACGGCATACGGTTCGGCTACCTGGTCGCCAACCCGGCGCTGGCCGGCAAGGTCCGCGCCATGCTGCCGAAGTGGAACATCAACTCCTTCGCGGAGCACGTGGTGTTCATGCTGCGCGAGCACGGCGCGGAGTACGCGCGGAGCCTCCAGCAGGTTCGCCGCGACCGGCTGGAGATGTCCGGCAGGCTGTCCGCCCTCCCCGGGCTGACGGTGTACCCCTCACAGGGCAACTTCCTCTTCGTGCGCCTCCCCGTCGGCGCGGAGGGGACGGTGGTCCGGGACCGGCTGCTCACCGAGCACCGGATCCTGGTCCGCGAGTGCGGCAACAAGATCGGTTCGTCCAGCCGCTTCCTGCGGCTCGTGGTGCGCCCCCAGGTCGACGTGCGTCGCCTGGTGTCCGGCCTGGAACAGGTGCTCTACGGGACCAGGAGGGAAGCCGCCGTGCCCGAGCTGGGCAACGGGACCAGCTACAGCTCGGGCACGGCGGCGGTTGACCGGCTGGTCGGCGCCACCAACGGGACGGGGATGCACGGACTGACCGCGGGGCTGAACGCCGGGCCGGGCGTACCGCTGCCGCCGGTCCAGAGCCCTCCGCCGCCTCGGCCGCAGCCCCAGCCGCTCCCGCAGGAGCCCGCGGCCCCCCAGCCGCTGCCCGTGCCCGCCCCGGTCCCGGCGCCCGCCCCGGCGGCGGCCGTCGCCGCCGGCCCCACCCCGCCCGGCGTCCCCGCCCGCGGCGGCCTCACCGCCGCCCAGGTACGCGGCACCGACGGTCTGACCCCGGCCCCGGCGACGGGCTGGCCCGCCCCGGGGGCCGCCCCGGGCGGCTGGCCCAGCGCGGTCTGA
- a CDS encoding arabinan endo-1,5-alpha-L-arabinosidase — MSRTRAALLALPAAALLALVPSTASAYPNPGHVTGSTVVHDPTMLRTPSGQYLLYATGGGIANKTSTDRTAFRAGADAFSSRPGWWSAYSSVPEAWAPDISYQGGTYLMYYSVSKFGSNTSAIGLATSGTGQPGSWTDRGIVHTSNSSSDYNAIDPNLFVDGDGRWWLSFGSWWTGVKMIQLDPGTGKQLSTDTTRYSLASRPTGTKAVEAPFIVKRNGYYYLFASYDTCCAGTGSTYKVKVGRATSVTGPYRDRNGVSMMNNGGTPVLASHGSVIGPGGQSIMKDVDGDLIVYHYYDGNDNGTPKLGVNLLNWSSGWPVAY, encoded by the coding sequence ATGAGCCGCACCCGCGCCGCCCTCCTCGCCCTCCCCGCAGCCGCCCTCCTCGCCCTGGTCCCCTCCACGGCGTCGGCGTACCCCAACCCCGGTCACGTCACCGGATCCACCGTCGTCCACGACCCGACGATGCTCCGCACACCGTCGGGTCAGTACCTGCTGTACGCCACCGGCGGCGGCATCGCGAACAAGACCTCCACCGACCGCACCGCCTTCCGCGCAGGGGCGGACGCCTTCTCCTCCCGCCCCGGCTGGTGGTCGGCGTACTCCTCGGTGCCGGAGGCCTGGGCGCCGGACATCTCGTACCAGGGCGGCACGTACCTGATGTACTACTCCGTCTCGAAGTTCGGCTCCAACACCTCCGCCATCGGCCTCGCCACCTCCGGCACGGGACAGCCGGGAAGCTGGACCGACCGCGGCATCGTCCACACCTCGAACTCGTCCAGCGACTACAACGCCATCGACCCCAACCTCTTCGTCGACGGCGACGGCAGGTGGTGGCTGTCCTTCGGGAGCTGGTGGACCGGGGTCAAGATGATCCAGCTCGACCCCGGCACCGGGAAGCAGCTCTCCACCGACACCACCCGCTACTCCCTCGCCTCCCGCCCCACCGGGACGAAGGCCGTCGAGGCGCCGTTCATCGTCAAGCGGAACGGCTACTACTACCTCTTCGCCTCGTACGACACCTGCTGCGCGGGCACCGGCTCCACGTACAAGGTCAAGGTCGGCCGGGCCACCAGCGTCACCGGGCCGTACCGCGACCGGAACGGCGTCTCGATGATGAACAACGGCGGGACGCCCGTCCTCGCATCGCACGGCAGCGTCATCGGCCCCGGCGGCCAGTCGATCATGAAGGATGTCGACGGGGACCTGATCGTCTACCACTACTACGACGGCAACGACAACGGCACCCCCAAGCTCGGCGTCAACCTCCTGAACTGGAGCAGCGGGTGGCCCGTCGCCTACTGA
- a CDS encoding ATP-binding protein, with protein sequence MTAPSTPRRPTTVRMFTQQLSATPRGARLARHLAVGRLAEWGIPSGTDTSDTVAALVAELAANAVTHGRVPGRDFELRLSLVPGAVRIEVSDTRSASRPPGPGDVRPPRPLAESGRGLLLVDALADRWEVLDRVPGKTVRAEVDLPRGDSA encoded by the coding sequence ATGACCGCACCCTCCACCCCCCGTCGGCCGACTACCGTACGTATGTTCACCCAGCAGTTGAGTGCCACTCCGCGCGGCGCCCGCCTGGCCCGTCACCTGGCCGTGGGTCGACTCGCCGAGTGGGGAATCCCCTCCGGGACCGACACCTCGGACACCGTCGCCGCCCTCGTCGCGGAACTCGCCGCCAACGCCGTAACCCACGGCCGGGTCCCCGGCCGGGACTTCGAGCTGCGGCTCTCGCTCGTGCCCGGCGCCGTCCGGATCGAGGTCTCCGACACGCGCTCCGCGTCCCGCCCGCCCGGACCCGGTGACGTACGGCCGCCGCGTCCCCTCGCCGAGAGCGGGCGGGGGCTGCTGCTCGTCGACGCGCTGGCCGACCGGTGGGAGGTGCTGGACCGGGTGCCGGGCAAGACCGTGCGGGCGGAGGTCGACCTGCCGCGCGGGGATTCCGCGTGA
- a CDS encoding helix-turn-helix domain-containing protein yields MVVEVAVGTGGEPESSDSMRTFGAMVQALREHAGLSREELGERVGYSKHTVASVELGRRMPDAVFVEGVEEATGNTGAVRRAAAHLARQPGLAAWFRQWARMEQVAIALYTYECRMVPGLLQTESYAKAMAVDHVPPLDDTQIDERWAARAMRQQLLLDRPNTAFSFIIEEHAFLRQTGGTAVTRVLIDHILEMAELRNVEIQIMPLVQESHTGLQGPFQLLETPQNKWYAYTEGQESGQLITERKVVSVLQRRYARMRSQAHTIRNSVSLLQRMRGDL; encoded by the coding sequence ATGGTGGTCGAGGTCGCGGTGGGGACGGGCGGGGAGCCCGAGTCGTCGGACAGCATGCGGACGTTCGGGGCGATGGTGCAAGCCCTGCGGGAGCATGCGGGGTTGAGCAGGGAGGAACTGGGCGAGCGGGTCGGCTACTCCAAACACACCGTGGCGTCGGTCGAGTTGGGCCGCCGGATGCCGGATGCCGTGTTCGTCGAGGGGGTGGAGGAGGCGACGGGGAACACGGGGGCGGTGCGGAGGGCAGCGGCGCATCTGGCTCGGCAGCCGGGGCTGGCGGCGTGGTTCCGGCAGTGGGCGCGGATGGAGCAGGTGGCGATCGCGCTGTACACGTACGAATGCCGCATGGTCCCAGGGTTGCTGCAGACCGAGTCCTACGCAAAGGCCATGGCCGTCGATCACGTGCCGCCGCTCGACGACACTCAGATCGATGAGCGATGGGCTGCCCGAGCCATGCGGCAGCAGTTGTTGCTGGACCGCCCGAACACTGCCTTCAGCTTCATCATCGAAGAGCACGCATTCCTGCGGCAAACAGGCGGCACGGCAGTGACCCGAGTGCTGATCGATCACATCTTGGAGATGGCAGAACTGCGGAACGTCGAGATTCAGATCATGCCCCTGGTTCAGGAATCCCACACTGGCCTGCAAGGCCCCTTCCAACTGCTGGAAACGCCACAGAACAAGTGGTACGCCTACACCGAAGGGCAGGAGAGCGGTCAGCTGATCACCGAGCGGAAAGTAGTCAGCGTGCTCCAAAGGCGTTATGCCAGGATGCGTTCACAGGCTCACACCATCCGTAACTCTGTGAGCCTGCTGCAGCGGATGCGAGGAGACCTATGA
- a CDS encoding DUF397 domain-containing protein has protein sequence MSTSELAWFKSSYSGSQGDDCVEVAFDWRKSSYSSSASGDCVEVALTPATVHVRDSKDQHGPRLALSPAAWGGFLRSVAGARGA, from the coding sequence ATGAGCACGTCCGAACTGGCCTGGTTCAAGAGCAGCTACAGCGGCTCGCAAGGCGACGACTGCGTCGAGGTCGCCTTCGACTGGCGCAAGTCGAGCTACAGCAGCAGCGCGTCCGGCGACTGCGTCGAAGTCGCCCTCACCCCCGCCACCGTTCACGTGCGTGACTCCAAGGACCAGCACGGCCCCCGCCTCGCGCTCTCCCCCGCCGCCTGGGGCGGCTTCCTCCGGTCAGTCGCGGGCGCCCGCGGCGCGTAG
- a CDS encoding ankyrin repeat domain-containing protein: MNRRRRKKLTARLVRAVWLGEHAEVRALLRAGVDPRIPDADGTTPLYAASVHGDTAGVRALLAAGAGPDTESGHGSEGTPLCGAACWGHTDTVRALLAHGADPGLREDGGTGLTPLAWAEAGGHTETAEVLRAAGARD, translated from the coding sequence GTGAACAGACGACGCCGGAAGAAGCTGACGGCGCGGCTCGTGAGGGCCGTGTGGCTCGGTGAGCACGCCGAAGTCAGGGCGCTGTTGCGCGCGGGCGTCGACCCGCGGATCCCCGACGCCGACGGTACGACGCCCCTGTACGCCGCGTCGGTGCACGGCGACACCGCCGGTGTCCGCGCCCTGCTGGCGGCCGGCGCCGGCCCCGACACGGAGAGCGGCCACGGCAGCGAAGGCACCCCGCTGTGCGGGGCGGCCTGCTGGGGGCACACGGACACGGTCCGGGCCCTGCTCGCCCACGGCGCCGATCCCGGCCTCCGGGAGGACGGCGGCACCGGCCTCACCCCGCTGGCCTGGGCGGAGGCGGGAGGTCACACCGAGACGGCGGAGGTGCTACGCGCCGCGGGCGCCCGCGACTGA